From the genome of Eucalyptus grandis isolate ANBG69807.140 chromosome 2, ASM1654582v1, whole genome shotgun sequence, one region includes:
- the LOC120290211 gene encoding uncharacterized protein At4g22758-like gives MPTSKSHRPAPEDRGRRGKLPKKASSFHGRVPPAIAAAKELRRPMTAPELLPPASLPEPRPRLTKLLLNVTVLGGVGAVQVVMSPESTVGDLVAAVVRQYAKEGRRPTLASDDASRFDLHYSQFSLESLDKEEKLMALGSRNFFICPRKALADGPAEGNAGGVATAAAAAATSSCSREAQRAAKTGFNWLKFMDFLLQ, from the exons ATGCCCACTTCCAAGTCCCACCGGCCGGCACCGGAGGACAGGGGCCGGAGGGGGAAGTTGCCGAAGAAGGCGTCCTCGTTCCACGGCCGCGTTCCGCCGGCGATCGCGGCGGCCAAGGAGCTGCGCCGCCCGATGACGGCGCCTGAGCTGCTGCCGCCGGCGTCGCTGCCGGAGCCGAGGCCGCGGCTGACGAAGCTGCTGCTGAACGTGACGGTGCTTGGCGGCGTCGGGGCCGTGCAGGTGGTGATGTCGCCGGAGTCGACGGTAGGGGATCTGGTGGCCGCCGTCGTGAGGCAGTACGCGAAGGAAGGGCGGCGTCCCACCCTGGCGTCGGACGATGCGTCCCGCTTCGACCTCCACTATTCGCAATTCAGCTTAGAAA GTCTGGATAAAGAGGAGAAGCTGATGGCATTAGGATCGAGGAACTTCTTCATCTGTCCCAGGAAGGCCCTCGCGGACGGTCCGGCCGAGGGCAACGCCGGCGGGGTGGCgacggctgcggcggcggcggctacTTCGTCGTGCTCTCGCGAAGCCCAGAGAGCCGCGAAGACCGGTTTCAATTGGTTGAAGTTCATGGACTTCTTGCTACAGTAG
- the LOC104434019 gene encoding LOW QUALITY PROTEIN: GABA transporter 1 (The sequence of the model RefSeq protein was modified relative to this genomic sequence to represent the inferred CDS: inserted 1 base in 1 codon), whose amino-acid sequence MGPAEVQEGDDAGEVVPPWLDHHQKELDAGALFVLKSKGSWLHCGYHLTTSIVGPALLSLPYAFTFLGWGGGIICLVVGALVTFYSYNLISLVLEHHAQMGNRHLRFRDMAHDIMGVGEYIVGEHVRPTIEATKEKPWTLQFLTPCGPRWGKFYVGPIQFMVCYGAVVACTLLGGECLKTIYLLSKPDGTKKLYEFVIIFGCLMLVLAQVPSFHSLRHINMVSLVLXLLYSACATGGSIYIGLSSKGTEKDYSLAGDTPTRIFGFFNAIAIIATTYGNGIIPEIQATLAPPVKGKMFKGLCMCYAVVVVTYFSVAISGYWAFGNQAEGLLLSNFLVDGKALLPKWFILMTNMFAILQLSAVGVVYLQPTNEVLEKTFADPMSTQFSVRNVIPRLISRSISIIVATTLSAMLPFFGDINSLFGAFGFLPLDFVLPVIFYNLTFKPSRRSSIFWLNITIAVVFSTVAVIAAVAAVRQIALDADTYQLFANL is encoded by the exons atgggtCCTGCAGAAGTGCAAGAAGGAGATGATGCGGGCGAAGTAGTACCTCCGTGGCTAGATCACCATCAGAAGGAGCTCGATGCCGGTGCTCTCTTCGTTCTCAAATCTAAAG gTTCATGGCTTCATTGCGGATACCACTTGACCACCTCGATCGTGGGTCCAGCTCTTCTAAGCCTTCCCTACGCTTTCACCTTCTTGGGATGGGGGGGCGGGATTATATGCCTGGTCGTCGGAGCACTCGTGACCTTCTACTCTTACAACCTCATATCACTCGTCCTGGAGCATCACGCCCAGATGGGCAATCGGCATCTACGGTTCAGAGACATGGCTCACGACATCATGG gAGTAGGTGAATATATAGTCGGAGAACATGTTCGGCCAACGATTGAAGCGACGAAAGAGAAACCTTGGACATTGCAATTTCTAACGCCCTGCG GGCCGAGATGGGGGAAGTTTTACGTCGGTCCAATCCAATTCATGGTCTGCTATGGTGCTGTTGTTGCTTGCACCCTCCTGGGAGGGGAATGCTTGAAG ACGATCTACTTGCTGTCCAAGCCAGATGGGACGAAGAAGCTCTACGAGTTCGTCATAATATTCGGGTGCTTGATGTTAGTCCTAGCTCAAGTACCATCCTTTCACTCACTCAGGCACATCAATATGGTGTCCTTGGTTT TCCTTCTCTACAGTGCTTGTGCCACTGGCGGTTCCATTTACATCG GGCTTTCGTCCAAGGGGACTGAGAAGGACTACTCCTTGGCAGGGGACACTCCAACTCGCATCTTCGGCTTCTTCAATGCCATCGCCATTATTGCAACGACGTATGGGAATGGGATTATTCCTGAAATTCAG GCCACGTTGGCACCTCCAGTGAAGGGGAAGATGTTCAAGGGGCTGTGCATGTGCTACGCCGTGGTTGTGGTCACTTACTTTAGCGTCGCAATCTCCGGTTATTGGGCTTTCGGCAACCAAGCAGAAGGGCTCCTCCTCAGCAACTTCTTGGTTGACGGGAAGGCGCTGCTTCCGAAATGGTTCATTTTGATGACCAACATGTTCGCCATTCTCCAATTGTCAGCTGTTGGTGTA GTTTATCTGCAGCCTACTAATGAAGTTCTTGAGAAAACGTTCGCAGACCCCATGAGTACGCAATTCTCTGTACGAAACGTCATACCTCGCCTGATCTCTCGGTCAATATCCATCATTGTGGCAACAACATTATCTGCAATGCTCCCCTTCTTCGGAGACATCAATTCTCTATTTGGAGCATTCGGATTCCTGCCTCTTGACTTCGTCCTGCCCGTAATCTTCTACAACTTGACGTTTAAGCCATCGAGACGAAGCTCCATTTTCTGGCTGAACATCACTATTGCCGTCGTGTTCTCAACAGTGGCGGTTATTGCAGCTGTTGCGGCGGTTAGGCAAATAGCCCTGGACGCTGATACGTACCAGTTATTTGCTAATTTGTAA